The genomic DNA GTGTCGCGAATAGTGTTGGCGGTGAAGTCCTGGAAGCTTTCGGCACAATCGCCGCCCTGCAGCAGGAAGGCCTTGCCCTCCGCCACGTTGGCCAGCGCCGCGGTCAGCTTGCGCGCCTCGCCGGCGAAGACCAGCGGCGGGTAGCGGCGCAGGCGCGCCTCGGCGCTCTCCAGAGAGACCTTGTCCTCGTAGACCGGCATCTGCTGGGCGGGAAAGGAGCGCCACGATTCGGGGGACCAGGGAAACGAAGCCGCGCCCGCCGCCCCGAGGGTGGTCGGTTTGCGCTGCGTCGCAGCCTGGATCGCGTTCATGACTTCCTCCATGCATCCGCCGGTCGCGGCGGGCGCAAGGTTCTACGATTTTTCCACAGACGCCGCCAGCGTTGGGGGAGCGCGGCCATTTTTCCTTCCCCCAAGAGGGGGAAGGTGGCGCGAAGCGACGGATGGGGGATGTCTCAACGACACCGCTGTCCGTCTTCGACATCCCCCATCCGCCCTGCGGGCACCTTCCCCTCCGGGGGAAGGTATCGGTATTTCAGTGGCTTAACCTACTCCGCCGCCTTCGCCGCCGGCTTCGGGTCGGGCCGCCTGGTGCGCATGGTGACAAACTCCTCGCCGGCCGTGGGGTGGATGCCCACGGTGGCGTCGAACATCGCCTTGGTCGCCCTGGCCTTCACCGCAATGCCGATGCCCTGGATCAGCTCGGCCGCGTCGTCGCCCACCATGTGTGCACCGACCACCCGGTCGCTCTCGGCGTCGACCAGCAGCTTCATGAAGGTCTTGCCCTTGCGGCCGGTCAGCGTGTGCTTCATCGGCGTGAAGCTCGAGGCGTAGACGTCGAGCCGGGGATAGACCCGCCGCGCCTGCTCCTCGGTCAGGCCCACCGTCGCCATCTGCGGCTGGCTGAACACCGCCGACGGCACATCCTGGTGGTCGGCCTTGCGCGGCTTCTTGCCGAACACGGTGTCGGCGAAGGCGTGGCCTTCCATCAGCGCCACCGGCGTGAGGTTGATGCGGTCGGTCAGGTCGCCGACGGCGTAGATGTTGGGCACCGTGGAGGCCGACCACTCGTCGACCGCGACGGCGCCGGCCTTGTTGAGCGTGACGCCGACCTTGTCCAGGCCCAGCCCGGCGGTGTTTGGCACGCGGCCGGTGGCGTACATCACGCAATCGGTCTCGATCGCCTGGCCGCTCGTCGTGGTCGCGACCAACGCTCCGCCGCGCCGCTCGATCCTCGCCAGCTCGGTCTCGGTCCTGAAGCGCACGCCCTTGTCGGCCATGCCGCTCTGCACGACCTTGCGGCATTCCTCATCGAAGCCGCGCAGCACCAGCTCGCGGCGCGGCACCAGCGTCACCTCGGAGCCCAGCCCGTTGAAGATGCCGGCGAACTCCACCGCGATATAGCCGCCGCCGACGATCAGGATGCGCTTGGGCAGGCTGGGCAGGTGGAAGGCGTCGTCGGAGACGATCGCCAGCTCGGCGCCCGGGATCGAGGGCCGCCACGGCCGCGCGCCGGTCGCCAACAGGATCCTGTCGGCGGTGATCATCTTCTCGCCGACGGCGACGGTATGGGCGTCCATCAGCCGGCCGCGGCCGACCACCAGCTCGACGCCGGCGTTCTTCAGCAGGTTCTTGTAGATGCCGTTGAGCCGCATGACCTCCTTCTGCACGTTGTCGCGCAACGTGGCCCAGTCGAAGCTCGGCGCGGGGATGGTCCAGCCATAGGCGGCCGCGTCCTCGACCTCCTCATGCACGTGGCTGCCGTAGACGAGCAGCTTCTTCGGCACGCATCCGCGGATGACACAGGTGCCGCCCACCAGGTCGTCCTCGCAGATGCCCACCCGCGCGCCGTGGCCGGCGGCGACGCGGCTGGCGCGCACCCCGCCGGAACCGGCGCCGATGACGAACAGGTCGTAGTCATACGCGCTCATGCGACTTCCTCTGTAACGCTTCGCCGCGTTTCCGCCGCGAAACCGTCTCCAACCCGCCTTCGGAAGCCGACTATATCGGTTTCGCCGGCCCGGTTTGAAGTCTGCGGGGATGAATTGCTCTCACGCATCGTAAGGGTCGAAGGAAGGGCGGAGATTGCAACCGCCTTGAACAGGAGTCCCACCGACATGTCCACGATCCGTATCGCCGCCGCCGCCCTGGTCGCCGGCCTCATGGCCCTGCCCGCGCTGGCCCAGGCCGCGCCACCCCCCGCCGATACAGGTGCTCGTCAGGGCCGCGCCCAGGCGGCGTTCGACCGTCTCGACGCCAACAAGGACGGCTTCGTCGACCTCGCCGAGATGCGCGCCAGTCGCGCCGCCCTGTTCGACCGCCTCGACACCAACAAGGACGGCCAGCTCACGACCGAGGAGATGCGCGCCGGCCGTCCGAGCCGGAGTCAGCGCGCCGCCAACGCCCAGCGCACCATCAGCCGCGACGAGTTCGTCGCCCGTGCCGAGAAGTCGCTGGCGCGCCGCGACACCGACAAGGACGGCAAGCTCAGCTTCGCCGAGTTCAGCCAGCGCAAGGCACGCAAGGCCCGCTGACCCTTGGGCAGTCGGGCTGCCAGCCCATGATCCGCTTCAAGGGCACCCCGGCCAAATGAAGGGGCCGCCGGCTCGGCGCCGGCGGCCCCCATCGCCCAGCGGATGCAGGCGTGCGACTCAGGTGCTCTCGGCCGACAGGATGTCGCCGAACAGCTCCCAGGTCTCGCCCTTGAAGCGCTGCAGGCGCACCGCCTGCACCGGGTAGAAGTCGGTCG from Alphaproteobacteria bacterium includes the following:
- the gor gene encoding glutathione-disulfide reductase, producing MSAYDYDLFVIGAGSGGVRASRVAAGHGARVGICEDDLVGGTCVIRGCVPKKLLVYGSHVHEEVEDAAAYGWTIPAPSFDWATLRDNVQKEVMRLNGIYKNLLKNAGVELVVGRGRLMDAHTVAVGEKMITADRILLATGARPWRPSIPGAELAIVSDDAFHLPSLPKRILIVGGGYIAVEFAGIFNGLGSEVTLVPRRELVLRGFDEECRKVVQSGMADKGVRFRTETELARIERRGGALVATTTSGQAIETDCVMYATGRVPNTAGLGLDKVGVTLNKAGAVAVDEWSASTVPNIYAVGDLTDRINLTPVALMEGHAFADTVFGKKPRKADHQDVPSAVFSQPQMATVGLTEEQARRVYPRLDVYASSFTPMKHTLTGRKGKTFMKLLVDAESDRVVGAHMVGDDAAELIQGIGIAVKARATKAMFDATVGIHPTAGEEFVTMRTRRPDPKPAAKAAE
- a CDS encoding EF-hand domain-containing protein, which codes for MSTIRIAAAALVAGLMALPALAQAAPPPADTGARQGRAQAAFDRLDANKDGFVDLAEMRASRAALFDRLDTNKDGQLTTEEMRAGRPSRSQRAANAQRTISRDEFVARAEKSLARRDTDKDGKLSFAEFSQRKARKAR